Proteins from a genomic interval of Nematostella vectensis chromosome 12, jaNemVect1.1, whole genome shotgun sequence:
- the LOC116615470 gene encoding uncharacterized protein LOC116615470, protein MSWNGRTAMSLLLAAFFLLQIAHTTQESTPEITWEGNCEYSGYDGSGNQIDIQPIKSPVVEKFDLALSFAFEIKSHVLANAEGLAETLELIKRFAKVATYASAAFGVFGAVFATVGFAEGPTPKDILEKVDAAFEEITHSMNLRISSMGQYVDKSIMDMERRLISREFKTLQNKWSVCLEEVTLEDNLRCQRDAARYMDTELPKYQNQPFKEDVDLYNTKILEASLLTFRDYASLHLYALKMLVGSYRNDSKSDDKDKYIKRYLEDIVEKGDLYVKYSQWAYDQIYKNKITNAAHQNDADRPKDQVITSELDSNTNSYFFYHPDYKTGVTVTANCPTMDETARMGCKVKYYKTVDLVSSSTSGRHTDIAAIDRHNRKTKRAADNDVKVQGKRLVLEKCDTHFKRLKKDLVVYWKTQLLETAKLWEKAVCKAKEELIEMGEEETPCSESGEEPEEQKET, encoded by the exons ATGTCTTGGAATGGGCGAACAGCGATGTCCCTGCTACTCGCGGCATTCTTCCTGCTGCAAATAGCTCACACAACTCAAGAAAGTACCCCCGAAATAACTTGGGAAGGAAACTGCGAATATAGTGGCTACGATGGATCAGGTAACCAGATCGATATCCAGCCAATCAAGTCCCCAGTCGTTGAGAAATTTGATTTGGCGTTGAGTTTCGCGTTCGAAATCAAGTCACATGTTCTAGCGAATGCCGAGGGGCTGGCGGAGACCTTGGAACTGATCAAGAGATTTGCGAAAGTTGCAACGTACGCTTCGGCGGCGTTTGGGGTCTTTGGCGCGGTGTTTGCCACAGTCGGATTTGCGGAGGGACCAACACCAAAAGACATTCTCGAGAAG GTGGATGCCGCATTCGAAGAGATCACACATAGCATGAACCTGCGAATCTCGTCCATGGGACAATACGTTGACAAGTCCATCATGGATATGGAAAGAAGACTGATATCAAGAGAGTTTAAAACTTTACAAAACAAGTGGTCCGTTTGCTTGGAAGAGGTCACTCTGGAGGACAACTTGAGATGCCAGCGAGACGCCGCCAGATACATGGATACCGAGCTCCCGAAGTACCAGAATCAGCCCTTCAAAGAAGATGTGGACTTGTACAACACAAAGATCCTAGAGGCTTCTCTCTTGACCTTTAGAGACTACGCCTCGCTGCACCTTTACGCCCTGAAAATGTTGGTTGGATCGTACAGAAATGACTCTAAAAGTGACGACAAGGACAAATACATCAAGCGCTACCTTGAGGATATTGTCGAGAAAGGCGATCTTTACGTTAAATACAGTCAGTGGGCATACGATCAAATCTACAAAAATAAG ATAACGAATGCCGCTCATCAAAACGATGCTGATCGCCCGAAAGACCAAGTAATAACATCAGAGCTTGACTCGAACACCAATAGTTATTTTTTCTACCATCCTGACTACAAAACAGGCGTAACCGTCACTGCTAACTGCCCgacaatggatgaaacagcaaGAATGGGGTGCAAGGTGAAATACTACAAGACTGTCGACTTGGTTTCCAGTTCCACGTCCGGGCGACATACCGATATCGCTGCAATAGATAGACATAACAGGAAGACCAAAAGAGCTGCCGACAATGATGTCAAAGTCCAAGGCAAACGTCTTGTCTTAGAGAAATGTGATACACATTTCAAACGGCTCAAAAAGGATCTCGTAGTATACTGGAAAACACAGCTACTTGAAACCGCAAAGCTCTGGGAAAAGGCGGTGTGTAAGGCAAAAGAGGAATTGATTGAGATGGGCGAAGAGGAGACGCCATGCAGTGAAAGCGGAGAAGAACCTGAGGAACAGAAAGAAACGTAA
- the LOC5508311 gene encoding UPF0193 protein EVG1: protein MAAKRQPVAKGGIWSTQPAPMSKETQQLLKVMMEESKLTNFQRRQLSDKMTKGQSLPVSVNPTTSQQGQRPRQTSAAKKPLPKVMNARHLSGGKRSKEVIEVLHDTGEEPYRPAPTKYISTEEKRKLQNVMAYGEHGKEIGMKKPAKPASKSMEEVEVDRFDEVLQEIEERKQFLEEMESLGQGKKYRTVINTEISQKIRELELIDKKRSQELDVAIKEQNESPGPES, encoded by the exons atggcggcgaaACGACAACCAGTTGCGAAAGGAGGTATTTGGAGCACTCAACCGGCGCCAATGAGCAAGGAAACCCAGCAGTTACTAAAAG ttatGATGGAGGAATCAAAGTTGACAAATTTCCAAAGGCGACAATTGAGTGACAAAATGACAA agggTCAGTCTTTACCGGTCTCAGTAAATCCTACAACAAGCCAACAAGGACAGAGACCACGACAGACCTCAGCAGCCAAGAAGCCTCTCCCTAAAGTCATGAATGCTCGACATCTATCAGGGGGAAAGAGAAGCAAAGAAGTGATTGAAGTGTTGCATGATACAGGGGAGGAGCCTTATAGACCGGCACCAACAA AATATATTTCTACTGAGGAAAAGAGAAAACTCCAAAATGTGATGGCATATGGTGAACATGGAAAAGAGATTGGCATGAAGAAACCAGCAAAACCTGCATCTAAATCGATGGAGGAAGTTGAAGTCGATAGATTTGATGAAG TGCTCCAAGAGATTGAGGAAAGAAAACAGTTCTTGGAAGAAATGGAATCATTAGGTCAAGGCAAGAAATACAGGACAGTCATCAATACAGAAATCTCTCAG AAAATCAGAGAACTTGAATTGATTGACAAGAAAAGGAGCCAAGAGCTGGATGTAGCTATCAAAGAGCAAAATGAGTCACCCGGCCCTGAATCATAG